The following proteins come from a genomic window of Flavobacterium crocinum:
- a CDS encoding RagB/SusD family nutrient uptake outer membrane protein: MKNQNIVYKILISGLLLLGTGCTNLDETVYDKITAEGTTLTEEDLTSIIAPAYTSFRGIFWNWDGLHDLYEESSDCLVTPQRNGIGWGDYYITMHLHTWGSTLPHAEGNWSYMYTGVNSVNRAIYQIEQIEGIPNKDKVIQELKALRAIYYYLLLDNFRNVPIVTSFINPPGYLPVQNTGKEVYDFVESELKTALPFLSEENNTETYGKVTKWAVKMTLAKLYLNAQVYIGTPKYNEALAEVNDIINSGKFSLASNYADNFKIKNEGSPEEILSIPFDQVKTGGSYWPFKSLAAPSQATFEMSGGPWNGTGGIPQFIDTYDPDDQRLKDCWLGGKQYTSKGEPIMVDGKQFEYINFMTNVNGCEPNEGYRLVKYEIGTGDIGQTSNDVPFYRYTDALMIKAECLLRAGDAEGAAVIVSQIRQRDFKNTNPAKATVSGAKLNGGSVYKYGTYDSGVITKLEGGADIQYGGFLDELAWEFIGEAHRKQDLIRFGVFTKKSWFTHTPNGDFRSILPIPQSVRDTNSNLQQNPGYN; this comes from the coding sequence ATGAAAAATCAAAATATAGTATATAAGATCCTTATTTCCGGTTTACTTCTTTTAGGAACTGGGTGCACAAATTTGGATGAGACAGTTTATGATAAAATAACTGCTGAAGGCACAACGCTTACTGAAGAAGATTTGACGAGTATTATTGCGCCAGCTTATACTTCGTTTAGAGGAATTTTTTGGAACTGGGATGGTTTACATGATTTGTATGAAGAATCATCAGACTGTTTGGTAACACCGCAACGAAACGGTATTGGCTGGGGAGATTATTACATCACAATGCATCTGCATACTTGGGGATCTACGCTTCCTCATGCAGAGGGTAACTGGAGTTATATGTATACAGGAGTAAATAGTGTGAATAGAGCAATATATCAAATAGAACAAATTGAAGGTATCCCAAATAAAGATAAAGTAATTCAGGAACTAAAAGCATTAAGAGCGATTTATTACTATTTACTGTTAGATAATTTTAGAAACGTTCCTATAGTAACTTCTTTTATCAATCCTCCAGGTTATCTTCCAGTTCAGAATACAGGAAAAGAGGTGTATGATTTTGTTGAAAGCGAATTAAAAACAGCACTACCATTTTTAAGTGAAGAAAACAACACGGAAACTTATGGAAAAGTTACAAAATGGGCGGTTAAAATGACTTTGGCAAAATTGTATTTAAATGCACAAGTATATATTGGTACTCCTAAATATAATGAAGCTTTGGCTGAGGTTAATGATATTATAAACAGTGGAAAATTTAGTTTGGCAAGTAATTACGCAGACAACTTCAAAATTAAAAACGAGGGATCTCCGGAAGAAATATTATCTATTCCTTTTGATCAGGTTAAAACCGGAGGAAGTTATTGGCCATTTAAATCTTTAGCAGCTCCTAGTCAGGCAACATTTGAAATGAGCGGTGGGCCTTGGAACGGAACTGGAGGAATTCCTCAATTTATTGATACTTACGATCCAGATGATCAAAGATTAAAAGACTGCTGGTTGGGAGGTAAGCAATACACAAGCAAAGGAGAACCAATAATGGTTGATGGTAAACAATTTGAATATATTAATTTCATGACAAACGTAAATGGCTGTGAGCCTAATGAAGGTTACAGATTGGTTAAATATGAAATAGGAACAGGAGATATTGGGCAAACAAGTAATGATGTGCCTTTTTACAGATACACAGATGCACTGATGATTAAAGCGGAATGTCTATTAAGAGCTGGAGATGCTGAAGGAGCAGCAGTAATTGTTTCACAAATCAGACAAAGAGATTTTAAAAATACCAATCCGGCTAAGGCAACAGTTTCAGGAGCTAAACTGAATGGAGGTAGTGTTTATAAATATGGAACTTATGATTCTGGTGTTATTACCAAATTAGAAGGAGGCGCTGATATTCAGTATGGAGGTTTCTTAGATGAACTTGCTTGGGAATTTATTGGAGAAGCACATAGAAAACAAGATTTGATACGATTTGGAGTATTTACTAAAAAATCTTGGTTTACTCATACGCCAAATGGTGATTTCAGAAGTATTTTGCCAATACCACAGTCTGTAAGAGATACCAATAGTAATCTGCAACAAAATCCAGGTTATAATTAA
- a CDS encoding SusC/RagA family TonB-linked outer membrane protein: MNFTNHSVLQNFGNKLLKKKLGFTIFFLLTFLTSVAQTKIQGSIKDIHGVPISGVSIMEKNTSNNGVLSDFDGNFQMTLQKPNSKLVVSYVGFASQEVTVSGNKVDVVLIENAEQLADVVVVGYGTQKKSRVTSAIASIKEKDFTRGAIRDASDLIKGKVAGLTISNGSGDPSAAPNISLRGVSSLKGGSAPLVLINGVPGGIDTVSPNEIASIEVLKDASAAAIYGTRGANGVILITTKTVSKEIQPTLTYSAFTTVSNFAKKADFLDAGALRSLLAQGTKMPFTDEGATTNWLDEISRSSFAQNHNLDLKGGTAKTNYVVNLNYVDQTGVFNGTFNKEYRFSFDVNHTMFNDKLKINLNLLNGTQKMGISPGTAGYAYRQAMIRNPTAPVYNADGTYAETNRFQYYNPVAILNETKQDRQSTWQRFTANITLDLLPGWDVSALLAKNKNSGLDGYSETKKHYSNTINGRNGVASRSTGQTDRDFVELTSKYNKKLDKHEFTLLGGYSYQYTVNEGFSASNFDFPTDAFSYNNLGAGNALSDGKASMASYKNDDKLIGFFGRANYNFNNKYDLLLSIRREGSSKFGQNHKWGNFPAVSAGWSINKESFLRDVAAINNLKLRGGYGVTGVIPGESYLSQTLYNYDGYFFNDGKWVKGLVPASNPNPDLRWEKTAEVNVGVDFGFFNNRISGSFDVYNKKTSDMLWDYAVPTPPYLYSSITANVGKMENKGFEILLNTIPVKTENFIWNSSMTFSHNKNKLTSLSNDLYSIDRNFINTGDTGDPISFTTHRLEVGQSIGNYWGLKSVDITTDGKWIIETADGTRKTLTPDLYNDANKQYLGNGIPNYVAGWTNTFTYKKFDLSIVMTGAFDFQILNSQRMFYENPTINYNMLSSAFDKVYDKAVLNYNQTYVSYYLEQGDYAKLDNVTLTYNFDVKPYKFISAMRVYASANNLAVITKYKGLDPEIARDNVLAQGLDNRDKYPTTRGFTLGLNVTF, from the coding sequence CCGTTGCACAAACAAAGATTCAAGGTTCCATAAAAGATATTCATGGAGTTCCGATTTCAGGAGTCTCAATTATGGAAAAAAATACATCTAATAATGGTGTATTGTCAGATTTTGACGGTAATTTCCAGATGACACTTCAAAAACCAAATTCTAAATTGGTTGTTTCTTATGTCGGATTTGCATCCCAGGAAGTTACAGTTTCAGGTAATAAAGTAGATGTAGTGCTAATCGAAAATGCGGAGCAATTAGCCGATGTTGTGGTAGTCGGATACGGTACTCAAAAGAAATCGAGAGTTACAAGTGCTATTGCGAGTATCAAAGAAAAAGATTTTACGCGAGGAGCAATTAGAGATGCTTCGGACCTTATTAAAGGAAAAGTTGCAGGTCTAACCATTAGCAATGGTTCCGGAGATCCTTCTGCTGCACCCAATATTTCATTGCGTGGGGTATCTTCTTTAAAAGGAGGATCGGCTCCTTTGGTCTTGATCAACGGTGTACCTGGTGGAATCGATACGGTTTCTCCAAATGAAATTGCTTCTATCGAGGTATTAAAAGATGCGTCTGCTGCAGCGATTTATGGAACAAGGGGAGCAAATGGAGTAATTTTAATTACAACAAAAACAGTTAGTAAAGAGATACAGCCAACCCTAACATATTCTGCTTTTACGACTGTATCTAATTTTGCTAAAAAAGCAGACTTTTTGGATGCAGGTGCGTTAAGAAGTTTATTGGCTCAGGGTACTAAAATGCCTTTTACAGATGAAGGAGCAACTACAAATTGGCTGGATGAAATTTCAAGAAGCAGTTTTGCTCAAAATCATAATTTAGACCTTAAAGGTGGAACTGCTAAAACAAACTATGTAGTGAACTTAAATTATGTAGATCAAACAGGAGTTTTTAATGGTACGTTTAACAAAGAATATAGATTCTCATTTGATGTTAATCATACGATGTTTAATGATAAATTAAAAATTAATTTAAACTTATTGAATGGAACGCAAAAAATGGGAATTTCACCTGGTACAGCTGGTTATGCTTACAGACAGGCAATGATTAGAAACCCTACTGCTCCAGTTTATAATGCTGATGGCACATATGCAGAAACCAATAGATTTCAGTATTACAATCCGGTTGCAATCTTAAATGAAACAAAACAAGACAGACAAAGTACCTGGCAGAGGTTTACGGCTAATATTACTTTAGATTTATTACCGGGATGGGATGTAAGTGCTTTACTTGCCAAAAATAAAAATTCAGGTTTGGATGGATATTCTGAAACGAAAAAACACTATTCAAATACAATAAACGGTCGAAATGGAGTTGCTTCAAGAAGTACTGGCCAGACAGACAGAGACTTCGTTGAGCTTACTTCTAAGTATAATAAGAAATTAGATAAACACGAATTTACTTTACTGGGAGGTTACAGCTATCAATATACTGTCAATGAAGGTTTCTCAGCATCTAATTTTGATTTCCCAACAGACGCTTTTTCTTATAATAATTTAGGAGCAGGTAATGCACTTTCTGATGGAAAAGCATCTATGGCAAGTTATAAAAATGATGATAAATTGATTGGTTTCTTTGGAAGAGCTAATTACAACTTTAATAATAAATATGATCTTTTGCTTAGTATTAGAAGAGAAGGTTCTTCTAAGTTTGGACAAAATCATAAATGGGGTAATTTCCCGGCTGTTTCTGCTGGTTGGAGTATCAATAAAGAGTCTTTTCTTAGAGATGTGGCTGCTATAAACAATTTAAAATTAAGAGGAGGTTATGGTGTTACAGGGGTAATTCCTGGAGAATCGTATCTGTCTCAGACTTTATATAATTATGATGGTTATTTTTTTAATGACGGAAAATGGGTAAAAGGATTAGTACCCGCAAGTAATCCTAATCCGGATTTACGCTGGGAAAAAACAGCAGAGGTGAATGTTGGTGTTGATTTCGGATTTTTTAATAACAGAATTAGTGGAAGTTTTGATGTTTACAACAAAAAAACAAGTGATATGTTGTGGGATTATGCTGTTCCAACACCTCCATATTTATATTCTAGCATTACTGCAAATGTTGGAAAAATGGAAAACAAAGGTTTTGAGATTCTGCTAAATACAATTCCGGTTAAAACAGAAAATTTTATTTGGAATTCTTCTATGACTTTTTCACATAATAAGAATAAGTTGACAAGTCTTTCAAATGATTTATATAGTATTGATAGAAACTTTATTAATACTGGGGATACTGGTGACCCAATCTCTTTTACAACACATAGATTAGAAGTTGGGCAGTCCATAGGTAATTATTGGGGATTAAAATCGGTTGACATTACTACAGACGGAAAATGGATTATTGAAACTGCTGATGGAACCAGAAAAACATTGACACCGGATTTATATAACGATGCTAACAAACAGTATTTAGGTAACGGAATACCAAATTACGTTGCTGGTTGGACGAATACATTTACCTATAAAAAATTTGATTTAAGTATCGTAATGACTGGAGCTTTCGATTTTCAGATATTGAACTCTCAGCGTATGTTCTACGAAAATCCTACAATCAATTATAATATGTTGTCTTCAGCTTTTGATAAAGTATATGATAAAGCAGTTTTAAATTATAATCAAACATATGTTAGTTATTATTTAGAACAAGGAGATTATGCAAAGCTTGATAATGTTACACTAACTTATAATTTCGACGTTAAGCCTTATAAGTTTATCAGTGCAATGCGTGTATATGCTTCGGCAAATAATTTGGCAGTGATTACAAAATACAAAGGTTTGGATCCAGAGATTGCTAGAGACAATGTATTGGCGCAAGGATTGGATAACAGAGATAAATATCCAACTACAAGAGGTTTTACTTTAGGTTTAAATGTAACTTTTTAA